A portion of the Mesobacillus sp. AQ2 genome contains these proteins:
- a CDS encoding LysM peptidoglycan-binding domain-containing protein, protein MKKKATAYATFVLLASTAFAANASAMTYTVQNGDTLYSIAQKNNITVSEIINANNLTSNVIYVNQTLEVPSKPVYKSQVSNSNANNTYTVKKGDTLIKIANTHKVSLAELMVWNRIRGHIIQPGQKLVLPRDTAPAVITPSPSPVNEGVYIVKAGDTLSKISSQYSMTVQQLKTLNNLSSDLIYVGQALKVTGSSDTALPPANPDRPAVVDEAYKVLGVPYKWAGNTPDGFDCSGFIYYSFNKAGKQIGRYSSEGYFSRSYYIDKPQPGDLVFFANTYKPGISHMGIYIGNNEFIHAGSNGVEITNLDNSYYKKHFDSFKRFY, encoded by the coding sequence TTGAAAAAGAAAGCCACTGCATACGCTACTTTTGTCCTTCTTGCCTCGACTGCCTTTGCCGCAAATGCTTCAGCCATGACCTATACTGTTCAAAATGGCGATACACTGTACAGCATTGCTCAGAAAAACAACATCACAGTATCTGAAATCATAAATGCGAATAACTTAACCTCTAATGTAATCTATGTCAACCAAACACTTGAAGTTCCATCGAAACCTGTATACAAAAGCCAAGTTTCCAATTCAAATGCAAACAATACATATACCGTTAAAAAAGGGGATACCCTGATTAAAATTGCCAACACACATAAAGTTTCCCTTGCTGAACTCATGGTTTGGAACCGGATCAGGGGTCACATCATCCAGCCAGGTCAAAAACTTGTCCTACCAAGGGACACTGCACCTGCTGTTATTACCCCTTCACCCTCACCGGTAAACGAGGGTGTTTATATCGTTAAGGCTGGCGATACATTAAGCAAGATCAGCAGCCAATACTCCATGACCGTGCAGCAGCTTAAAACGTTGAACAATCTGAGTTCCGACTTGATTTATGTCGGACAGGCCTTAAAAGTGACCGGTTCAAGCGACACAGCCCTTCCTCCAGCCAATCCGGACAGACCGGCTGTTGTTGATGAGGCATATAAGGTTTTAGGAGTACCATATAAATGGGCCGGGAATACACCGGATGGGTTTGACTGCAGCGGTTTCATTTACTACAGCTTCAATAAGGCAGGCAAACAAATAGGCCGCTATTCCTCAGAAGGTTATTTCAGCCGATCTTATTATATTGACAAACCGCAGCCCGGCGACCTGGTATTCTTTGCGAATACCTACAAGCCTGGGATTTCCCATATGGGCATTTATATCGGAAACAATGAGTTCATCCATGCTGGATCAAATGGAGTAGAAATTACCAATCTGGATAACTCTTATTATAAAAAGCATTTTGACAGTTTTAAACGATTCTATTAA
- a CDS encoding cell wall-binding repeat-containing protein codes for MKPITKLYSTLTTAALLTSLVFTPATLAEGPEVPDYQKELAAQQLVSTLKNRDYQPEKQTSFSALASVTKAVYANKVDYYHTHEYNFQSAGGKFTVTENNHENIDYIIYTYATGEMVYPEADGSYNLPAGNYSLAVTNFGDGEIDYRYELNGNFVGQPDLTLPALQVTSPASNEIRLAKGASTTFTVKGSTDAQYLTIESNDIAYEQNENPGSFSQGVKIEKGLNGLYMNAEESTGNAVYSSHLITLPGISRIAGKDRYEVSAGVSKQLNKWHYNTGTVVIARGDMYPDALSGGPLAAVEGAPVLLTATNSLPAAIQNQIVNLGADRAIILGGTGSVSTNVEAQLKKLGVTDIERIGGKDRFVVSADTAERVAASYGSDTAIIASGMVFPDALSASTIAGTTGMPILLVKQDGITDSVQTFIKNNPQITNYIVVGGPATVKDSVVTKIKQLRQGAYVERIGGKDRYEVAINVAKFGIENFGISMDTLTVVRGDIFPDALSGAPLANYHRGPILLTTSAKLEAKVNSFLQSYQAEIDNIHIVGGTGSVSTTAESQLNGHIR; via the coding sequence ATGAAACCTATTACAAAGTTATATTCAACTCTCACAACAGCGGCTCTTCTAACCTCACTAGTTTTTACCCCAGCCACTCTTGCTGAAGGACCTGAAGTTCCAGACTATCAAAAAGAATTGGCCGCACAGCAGCTTGTTTCAACTTTGAAAAATCGTGATTACCAGCCAGAAAAACAAACTTCTTTTTCTGCTCTAGCTTCTGTTACAAAGGCAGTATATGCTAACAAAGTAGATTACTATCACACACACGAATATAATTTCCAGTCAGCAGGCGGAAAGTTTACCGTCACTGAAAATAACCATGAAAATATTGACTATATTATCTACACATACGCAACAGGAGAAATGGTTTATCCAGAAGCTGATGGTTCTTACAACCTTCCAGCCGGCAACTACTCACTTGCAGTAACGAACTTTGGCGATGGAGAAATCGACTATCGTTATGAACTAAATGGGAATTTCGTTGGACAGCCTGATTTGACATTGCCTGCATTGCAGGTTACATCACCAGCCAGCAATGAAATTCGACTTGCCAAGGGTGCCTCTACAACCTTTACGGTAAAGGGAAGCACAGATGCTCAATATCTTACTATTGAAAGCAACGATATTGCCTATGAGCAGAATGAGAATCCGGGATCATTCAGCCAGGGTGTGAAGATTGAGAAAGGTTTAAATGGCCTTTACATGAATGCGGAAGAATCGACTGGCAACGCAGTGTACTCCAGTCACCTTATCACTCTTCCTGGTATTTCGAGAATCGCTGGCAAGGATCGCTATGAAGTGTCAGCCGGTGTAAGCAAACAATTGAATAAATGGCATTACAATACGGGCACAGTGGTGATTGCACGCGGTGATATGTACCCTGATGCGCTTTCAGGCGGACCACTGGCAGCAGTTGAGGGAGCTCCGGTACTGTTAACAGCAACAAACTCACTTCCTGCAGCAATCCAGAACCAGATAGTCAATCTTGGTGCTGATCGCGCTATCATCCTTGGTGGAACAGGTTCCGTTTCTACAAACGTAGAAGCACAGCTTAAAAAGCTTGGCGTAACAGATATCGAACGTATTGGCGGAAAAGACCGCTTTGTTGTTTCAGCTGATACAGCAGAACGTGTAGCAGCAAGTTACGGTTCTGATACAGCGATCATCGCGAGCGGAATGGTATTCCCTGATGCCTTGTCTGCATCTACGATTGCTGGTACAACAGGAATGCCGATTCTTCTTGTAAAGCAGGACGGAATCACAGATTCGGTTCAGACATTCATCAAAAACAATCCGCAAATCACGAACTATATCGTTGTTGGCGGACCAGCAACCGTGAAGGACAGCGTTGTTACGAAGATCAAGCAGCTGCGTCAAGGCGCTTATGTTGAAAGAATCGGCGGCAAGGACCGCTACGAGGTTGCAATTAATGTTGCGAAGTTTGGAATAGAAAACTTCGGGATCAGCATGGATACCCTGACAGTCGTTCGCGGGGATATCTTCCCGGATGCCCTTTCAGGTGCACCGCTTGCGAACTATCACAGAGGACCAATCCTGCTGACTACATCAGCAAAGCTTGAAGCGAAAGTCAACAGCTTCCTGCAGAGCTACCAGGCAGAGATTGATAACATCCATATAGTCGGAGGAACAGGTTCCGTTTCGACTACTGCAGAAAGTCAGCTTAATGGACATATTCGATAA
- a CDS encoding SRPBCC family protein: MPTIKHEILIKAPIEICFDLARNVDIHMVTASKTFEKAIGGVTNGLLEEGDMVTWEAVHFKIRQRLTAQVTKMTKPYEFVDVMVKGAFHSFTHTHQFSETEKGTLMVDIFQYKSPLGLLGRLADNIFLEKYMYEFIRIRGISLKKIAEAEQTN; this comes from the coding sequence ATGCCAACCATTAAGCATGAAATATTGATAAAAGCACCAATTGAAATTTGCTTTGACCTGGCGAGGAATGTGGATATTCACATGGTGACTGCTTCGAAAACATTTGAAAAAGCAATCGGCGGTGTTACAAACGGATTGTTGGAAGAAGGAGATATGGTGACCTGGGAAGCAGTCCATTTTAAAATCAGGCAGCGGTTGACTGCCCAGGTGACCAAAATGACAAAACCATATGAATTTGTCGATGTCATGGTGAAAGGTGCTTTTCATTCCTTCACCCATACTCATCAATTTTCAGAAACAGAAAAAGGCACCCTTATGGTAGACATATTTCAGTACAAATCTCCTTTAGGATTGCTTGGAAGACTTGCTGACAATATTTTTCTTGAAAAATATATGTATGAATTTATTAGAATACGAGGAATATCTCTGAAAAAAATAGCAGAGGCAGAACAAACCAATTGA
- a CDS encoding sigma-70 family RNA polymerase sigma factor encodes MDKHKMISDLMDQYGTSVLHLAYSYVRNRQTAEDLTQEIFLKCFENLDTYRGEAGLQTWLYRVASNHCKDYLKSWYFRKTHVTAFISGFFKDSQPGPEEQFLQNDENYQLQDALFNLPIKYREILFLYYFQECSQKEIGAICSLNVNTVKSRLTRARELLKKILDERSYEYGGSVEADKKQAVKGRTS; translated from the coding sequence GTGGATAAACATAAAATGATCAGCGATCTAATGGATCAATATGGTACCAGCGTTCTGCACCTTGCCTATTCATATGTGCGCAACCGTCAGACAGCCGAGGATTTAACACAGGAGATTTTCCTGAAATGCTTTGAAAATCTTGATACCTACCGTGGGGAAGCAGGCCTGCAGACCTGGCTTTATCGGGTTGCATCCAATCACTGCAAGGATTACCTGAAGAGCTGGTATTTTAGGAAAACCCATGTAACGGCCTTTATTTCTGGTTTTTTCAAAGACAGTCAACCCGGACCTGAGGAACAGTTTTTACAGAACGATGAAAATTACCAACTCCAGGATGCACTGTTCAATCTGCCAATCAAATACAGAGAAATTCTATTCTTATATTATTTTCAGGAGTGTTCACAGAAAGAAATTGGAGCTATTTGCAGTTTGAATGTTAATACCGTGAAGTCACGCCTTACAAGGGCCAGGGAGCTGTTAAAGAAAATTTTAGATGAAAGGAGCTATGAATATGGAGGATCAGTTGAAGCAGATAAAAAGCAAGCTGTTAAAGGACGAACTAGCTGA
- a CDS encoding DUF4367 domain-containing protein, with protein MEDQLKQIKSKLLKDELADFEFTSRMKDEVVRKMNKTKSFSFRGLVPAGLSFVLAAVFISGMYFLVDSNYTSNPAPASPPGAATDGKDEKPELIEPGYIPEPYVFKHTHTDGDIYEHVYVNPEDEKDTFTYGMSSGEPELGEGKAQELELTADIRGKYVDVNEGHSYIIWEDEKFNQVVEQNGSMSKVDLLKVVDSILLKKGHDSWLAGEIAELEEAAVPPAEEQPTIEALTEESAIALLVKYEEKNRSISSGRDNLKYNNLYTKEDYYQLYYDLMTEEAAVKLYEPRLEEKDGDLYAVPTEFPAFYSETDPYSFEKVNENTYVLSQTFKEGLYSGITATFTYNNDKWLISDIEGK; from the coding sequence ATGGAGGATCAGTTGAAGCAGATAAAAAGCAAGCTGTTAAAGGACGAACTAGCTGATTTTGAATTCACATCAAGGATGAAGGATGAAGTTGTCCGGAAAATGAACAAAACAAAATCCTTCAGCTTTCGCGGATTAGTTCCTGCAGGATTAAGCTTTGTTTTGGCTGCAGTGTTCATTTCAGGAATGTATTTTCTTGTAGATTCTAATTATACAAGTAATCCAGCACCAGCAAGCCCGCCTGGGGCCGCTACCGATGGAAAGGATGAAAAACCTGAATTGATCGAGCCAGGTTATATTCCAGAGCCATATGTTTTTAAGCACACTCACACAGATGGGGACATTTACGAGCATGTATATGTAAATCCTGAAGATGAGAAGGACACTTTTACTTATGGGATGAGTTCCGGAGAACCAGAGCTTGGTGAAGGAAAAGCGCAAGAGCTGGAGCTTACTGCTGATATTAGAGGAAAGTATGTAGACGTAAACGAGGGCCATTCCTATATAATTTGGGAAGATGAAAAATTCAATCAGGTTGTTGAGCAGAATGGCTCAATGAGCAAGGTTGATTTATTGAAAGTCGTTGATTCAATCCTGTTAAAGAAAGGACATGATTCCTGGCTGGCAGGCGAAATCGCTGAATTGGAGGAAGCCGCTGTGCCGCCAGCGGAGGAACAGCCAACTATCGAGGCACTGACTGAAGAATCAGCGATTGCCCTGCTTGTGAAATATGAAGAAAAGAATAGAAGTATCAGCTCAGGTCGGGATAATTTAAAATACAATAATCTTTATACAAAAGAAGACTATTATCAATTATATTATGATTTAATGACAGAAGAGGCAGCTGTTAAACTATATGAGCCCCGACTAGAAGAGAAAGATGGCGATTTGTATGCAGTCCCTACCGAGTTCCCTGCCTTTTATTCAGAAACGGATCCATATAGTTTTGAAAAGGTTAACGAAAACACTTACGTATTATCACAAACATTCAAAGAAGGCTTGTACAGCGGTATCACCGCCACCTTTACTTACAATAATGATAAATGGCTGATTTCTGATATTGAAGGCAAATAA
- a CDS encoding SWIM zinc finger family protein — MAVIPDNQAPIFKEAAAKLNSILKSEVEEDARLVQKGLMLYRHGTVHHLKYMVKSIWATVQDVTPVRVYINVSDPEESSCTCPANSFCRHRLAAFFQAYSDVASVSDWVEAWRKPAKEQLNAEKWGLQRAKDLVKRDSRSGHDYDSWATSFRESFEEIIKGQGEPRAYVVPGLFRSYLRRVEVSAPLESVWKNLYLIAASVHSFNLLTDLAIDQGHDEEATMDRYYRPLFEDLFHDAEEYIERLAYGTMPFSFDTFLERLKDDVVRLTEPDASGGYDRIDLYRLLWEKLFKNTGWREAELARLEAFGEGKRDQVEEIALIHQLVLAKQDGDSLKRLTALPVSALPYMFYWLDGFRVQREWNRMGPFIEYLVQQLRNYLKHLGEYYTCKKFTRYALKLVGAYTREIGRGELYDRALAQAMPYSFYEYEDSLFEKGQYEQWGELQSYFGFEYNSISNERLKELQKAAPEVLIPLYHQMVGDLIDMKNRSSYKQAARLLKKLRTVYKKLKRVPEWEEFFAKLLVKTKRLRAFHEELTRSKLIEVE, encoded by the coding sequence GTGGCTGTCATACCTGATAACCAGGCACCGATTTTTAAAGAAGCTGCCGCAAAACTGAATAGTATCCTTAAATCCGAAGTCGAGGAGGATGCGCGCCTGGTGCAGAAAGGGCTGATGCTCTATCGCCATGGGACGGTCCACCACCTGAAATACATGGTGAAATCGATCTGGGCTACGGTCCAGGACGTGACACCGGTCCGTGTGTACATAAATGTATCCGATCCTGAGGAGAGCAGCTGCACCTGCCCTGCCAACTCGTTTTGCCGGCACCGGCTGGCTGCATTTTTCCAGGCATACAGCGATGTCGCTAGTGTTTCCGATTGGGTAGAGGCCTGGCGGAAACCTGCAAAGGAACAGCTGAATGCGGAAAAATGGGGACTGCAGCGTGCGAAGGATCTGGTCAAGAGGGATTCTCGGTCTGGACATGATTACGATAGCTGGGCCACCTCCTTCCGTGAGAGTTTCGAAGAAATCATTAAGGGCCAGGGCGAACCGCGGGCCTATGTTGTGCCAGGTTTGTTCCGCTCGTATTTACGCCGCGTGGAGGTTTCCGCACCGCTTGAATCTGTCTGGAAAAACCTCTATCTGATTGCGGCGTCTGTACATTCCTTCAATTTGCTGACTGACCTCGCCATTGATCAAGGCCACGATGAGGAAGCGACAATGGACCGGTATTACCGGCCGCTGTTTGAGGATTTGTTCCATGACGCCGAGGAATACATCGAGCGGCTCGCCTACGGGACGATGCCATTTTCGTTCGATACATTCCTGGAGCGCTTGAAGGATGATGTCGTAAGATTGACAGAGCCTGACGCTTCTGGCGGCTATGACCGGATTGATTTATACCGCTTGCTGTGGGAAAAGCTTTTTAAAAACACAGGGTGGCGTGAGGCTGAGTTGGCTCGTCTTGAAGCGTTTGGCGAGGGCAAGCGGGATCAGGTTGAGGAAATTGCCTTGATTCACCAGCTTGTTTTAGCAAAGCAGGACGGCGACTCGCTGAAACGGTTAACGGCTCTTCCTGTCAGTGCCCTTCCTTACATGTTTTACTGGCTGGATGGTTTCCGTGTACAGCGCGAGTGGAATAGGATGGGACCGTTCATCGAATACCTCGTCCAACAGCTGCGGAATTATCTGAAGCACCTGGGTGAGTATTATACTTGTAAAAAATTCACGCGCTATGCGTTGAAGCTTGTCGGGGCATATACCCGCGAGATTGGCCGCGGTGAACTTTACGACCGCGCGCTGGCACAGGCCATGCCATACAGCTTTTACGAATATGAAGATTCTTTGTTTGAAAAAGGCCAGTACGAACAATGGGGAGAGCTACAATCGTATTTTGGCTTTGAATATAACTCGATTTCGAACGAGCGCCTTAAAGAATTACAAAAGGCGGCGCCTGAGGTTCTGATTCCCCTGTACCACCAGATGGTCGGGGATTTGATCGACATGAAAAACCGCAGCAGCTACAAGCAGGCAGCTCGGTTGCTGAAAAAACTGCGGACAGTCTATAAAAAGCTGAAGCGGGTGCCGGAGTGGGAAGAATTTTTCGCGAAGCTGCTCGTGAAGACGAAGAGACTTCGGGCGTTTCATGAAGAATTGACAAGGAGCAAGTTGATTGAGGTGGAGTGA
- a CDS encoding DEAD/DEAH box helicase — MLEIKQIHIDVMPVAGGRYFLSAEDFDGFELKTSEWKKLLFFRHKESYYGTMVESDKWGVAEGVTLSAWQLVTLFGEESFNRLVEWEWDDVGDICLSTAHAIYDAILAKEWHPDFTQLDGEDFRWKLPESVLDEFHDPFWEEELVIGDEKLLVQDFVAELFHHGLESYFHENETMKYLLGDKLDVLRNKQLSASQLAAYFDEDRWLEWIGLKENPAPFSIGMRLEEPMDDLGDWKLGLFLRGKEEPMMIEARDYESYPAGWDDYSDKVEDEEKRLASIFPWIEEDGRLKSTLSEDEAWIFLTEASETLIALGIEILLPSWWEAIKNANLKVKARLKGQTGYRRSFVGLNAMLDYDWRFSMNGVDLSEDDFQRLVNEKRRLVYLKGRWIKLDHGFIRQIQEMMKKADKEGLHIRDLLQQELSDEEEDGEALDDPRAFAKIQIELNRHWKQMMKQLSETKEIPDSPVPTGLHGELRPYQKLGMNWLLFLRKYGFGALLADDMGLGKTIQLISYILSVKEQETDDHPSLIICPTSVLGNWQKEIERFAPDLRVHLHYGPNRLKGTLFIEEAMASDIVLTSYGLTHLDFDDLESVEWSSIAIDEAQNIKNADTKQSRAVRKLKGKHHIALTGTPMENRLSELWSIFDFTNRGYLGSAGQFQKEFILPIEKEDKKEKITKLQSLIKPFLLRRTKKDEEVALNLPDKVEQKEYCPLSAEQASLYEQLVKDTFAQIETLSSFERKGLILQLLSRLKQLCNHPALYLKEESPKQLIDRSAKMEKMIDLVSAVLEQEESCIIFTQYIGMGEMIQSALKKKFGIDVPFLNGSLPKTKRDELITKFQNREFPVFLLSLKAGGTGLNLTAANHVVHYDRWWNPAVENQATDRAYRIGQSRFVHVHKLISTGTLEEKIDAMLEKKQSLNDQIIQSDSWITELSTDELHELVFLS; from the coding sequence ATGCTTGAAATCAAGCAGATTCATATAGATGTGATGCCGGTTGCGGGCGGACGATATTTTTTGAGTGCCGAGGATTTCGATGGCTTCGAGCTTAAGACCTCTGAATGGAAGAAGCTGCTGTTTTTCCGTCATAAGGAGAGTTATTACGGGACGATGGTGGAGTCTGACAAGTGGGGCGTTGCTGAGGGTGTGACACTTAGCGCGTGGCAGCTTGTGACGCTTTTCGGCGAGGAGAGCTTCAACCGGCTTGTTGAGTGGGAATGGGATGATGTCGGCGATATCTGCCTGTCCACTGCCCATGCGATTTACGATGCGATCCTTGCGAAGGAATGGCATCCTGATTTTACCCAGCTTGATGGCGAGGATTTCCGCTGGAAGCTCCCGGAGAGTGTGCTTGATGAATTCCATGACCCGTTCTGGGAGGAAGAGCTTGTGATTGGAGACGAGAAGCTTCTCGTGCAGGATTTCGTGGCTGAGTTGTTCCATCATGGTTTAGAGTCATACTTCCATGAAAATGAGACGATGAAATACCTGCTTGGCGATAAGCTGGATGTGCTGCGGAACAAGCAGCTTTCGGCCTCGCAGCTGGCAGCTTATTTTGATGAGGACCGCTGGCTTGAGTGGATTGGACTTAAGGAAAATCCAGCGCCGTTTTCGATTGGGATGCGCCTCGAGGAGCCGATGGATGATCTCGGTGATTGGAAACTGGGGTTATTTTTACGCGGAAAAGAAGAGCCAATGATGATTGAAGCTCGTGATTATGAAAGCTACCCTGCCGGCTGGGATGATTACAGTGACAAGGTTGAAGACGAAGAAAAGCGGCTGGCTTCGATTTTTCCTTGGATCGAGGAAGACGGCCGCCTGAAATCTACCCTTAGCGAAGATGAAGCCTGGATATTTTTAACCGAGGCGAGCGAGACGCTGATTGCGCTTGGCATTGAAATCCTCCTTCCTTCCTGGTGGGAAGCGATCAAGAATGCGAACCTGAAGGTGAAGGCGCGATTGAAGGGCCAGACTGGCTACCGCCGCTCGTTCGTCGGCTTGAACGCGATGCTCGACTATGACTGGCGATTCTCGATGAACGGTGTGGACCTGAGTGAGGATGACTTCCAGCGCCTGGTGAATGAAAAGCGGAGGCTCGTTTATCTTAAGGGCCGCTGGATCAAGCTTGACCATGGCTTTATCCGCCAGATCCAGGAAATGATGAAAAAGGCTGATAAAGAAGGCTTGCACATCCGTGACCTGTTGCAGCAGGAGCTTTCCGATGAGGAAGAAGACGGCGAAGCACTCGATGATCCGCGCGCATTCGCGAAAATCCAGATCGAGCTGAACCGCCACTGGAAGCAGATGATGAAGCAGCTGTCGGAAACGAAGGAAATCCCGGATTCTCCGGTGCCTACGGGGTTGCACGGTGAACTGCGCCCGTATCAGAAGCTCGGTATGAACTGGCTGCTATTCCTGAGGAAATATGGATTCGGCGCCTTGCTTGCCGATGACATGGGCCTTGGTAAGACGATCCAGCTGATTTCGTATATCCTGTCGGTAAAAGAACAGGAAACTGACGATCATCCGTCGTTGATCATCTGCCCTACTTCCGTGCTCGGCAACTGGCAAAAAGAAATCGAGCGTTTTGCCCCCGATTTGCGCGTCCATCTGCATTACGGACCGAACCGCCTGAAGGGTACTCTTTTTATAGAAGAAGCGATGGCATCGGATATTGTGCTGACATCTTACGGACTGACGCACCTTGATTTCGATGATCTTGAGAGCGTTGAATGGAGCAGCATCGCGATTGATGAGGCGCAGAATATCAAGAACGCCGATACAAAGCAGTCGCGTGCGGTAAGGAAGCTGAAGGGCAAGCACCATATCGCCCTGACCGGGACCCCGATGGAAAACCGTTTGTCAGAGCTGTGGTCGATCTTCGACTTCACGAACCGCGGCTATCTTGGCAGCGCAGGGCAATTCCAGAAAGAGTTCATTTTGCCGATTGAAAAGGAAGATAAAAAAGAAAAAATCACCAAGCTACAGTCATTGATCAAGCCGTTCCTGCTGAGACGGACGAAGAAGGATGAAGAGGTCGCTTTGAACCTGCCGGACAAGGTCGAGCAGAAGGAATACTGCCCGCTGTCGGCCGAACAGGCTTCCTTATACGAGCAGCTCGTGAAGGACACGTTCGCGCAAATCGAGACGTTATCGAGTTTCGAACGCAAAGGGTTGATTTTACAGTTGCTGAGCCGACTGAAGCAGCTGTGCAACCATCCTGCACTGTACTTGAAGGAAGAAAGTCCGAAGCAGCTGATTGACCGGTCTGCAAAGATGGAGAAGATGATCGATCTCGTGAGCGCCGTCCTCGAACAGGAAGAAAGCTGCATCATTTTTACCCAGTATATCGGAATGGGCGAGATGATCCAGTCCGCGCTGAAAAAGAAATTTGGCATCGATGTGCCGTTCCTGAATGGCAGCCTGCCGAAGACAAAGCGTGATGAGCTGATCACGAAATTCCAGAACCGCGAGTTCCCTGTGTTCCTGCTGTCATTGAAGGCTGGCGGAACGGGGCTCAACCTGACCGCGGCGAACCATGTTGTCCACTATGACCGCTGGTGGAACCCGGCTGTTGAAAACCAGGCAACCGACCGTGCCTACCGCATCGGCCAGAGCCGCTTCGTGCATGTTCACAAGCTAATCAGCACCGGCACGCTTGAGGAAAAAATCGATGCGATGCTTGAGAAGAAGCAGTCGCTGAACGATCAGATTATTCAAAGTGACAGCTGGATTACCGAGCTGTCGACTGATGAATTGCATGAGTTGGTGTTTTTGTCGTAA
- a CDS encoding cell wall-binding repeat-containing protein: MSIVVRLIVLSVTFLLATSPFGNMTYAYGLDSELTDRESKINMLFSQKPQNGNEPLFQQQLYTDPVATTVNYQSVMDAYHIHEYRFGTNGGKFTVDFADNEDIEFLIYDVNLQEIIEEDAENTFDLVPGYYAFVVMGYSENPVGYDYNLNGPFSQVPDNTLPELEITNWKSNEFRLPKGSSPVYPVEGYFKGYTLELSVNSERFSISNGGNFRWDNVVFGKGFNEVTFEAYNPTGNSVTESYYITLPGVSRIYGKDRYWVTSGVYSTLEYWEYGSNTVILARGDMYPDALSGGPLAALETAPILLTPTNKLSDRVVMKLEHYQPENAIILGGTGSVSPEVESQLKNLGIKEINRIGGKDRYAVSASVAERVSEYSGSDTAIIASGEVFPDALSASTIAGPMGMPILLVQSGKVPDPIQTFIKNHPEIKNFIIVGGPATVKDNVATQLKQLRSGSIVKRISGKDRYEVSINVAKYGMDNFGMVLSTTAFVRGDIFPDALSGAPLANYFGAPILLTTSNKLESKVYNFLVNNKGKMEHMYIIGDVGSVSANVEQQLNTFIQ, from the coding sequence TTGTCGATTGTAGTAAGACTGATTGTATTGTCAGTTACATTCCTGCTTGCAACTAGTCCATTTGGTAATATGACGTATGCTTATGGCCTTGATTCCGAACTGACCGATAGAGAGTCGAAAATTAACATGTTGTTTTCGCAGAAACCACAGAATGGAAATGAACCTTTATTTCAACAGCAGTTGTATACGGATCCAGTAGCAACAACAGTGAATTATCAAAGTGTGATGGATGCTTACCACATCCATGAGTATCGCTTTGGAACAAACGGAGGAAAATTCACTGTTGATTTTGCGGATAATGAGGACATTGAATTTCTCATATATGATGTGAATTTACAGGAAATAATCGAAGAAGATGCTGAAAATACCTTTGATCTGGTTCCAGGATACTATGCTTTTGTCGTTATGGGATATAGCGAGAACCCAGTTGGTTATGATTACAATTTAAATGGACCCTTCTCCCAAGTTCCTGATAATACTCTTCCTGAATTGGAGATAACCAATTGGAAGAGTAATGAATTTCGATTGCCTAAAGGGTCATCACCGGTATATCCGGTAGAAGGTTATTTTAAGGGTTACACGCTAGAATTATCTGTGAATAGTGAAAGATTCTCTATTTCAAATGGAGGTAATTTTCGTTGGGATAATGTAGTTTTCGGAAAGGGCTTTAACGAAGTCACGTTCGAGGCTTACAATCCTACCGGAAACTCGGTAACAGAATCCTATTACATTACTCTGCCAGGAGTTTCAAGAATATATGGGAAGGATCGATACTGGGTTACAAGCGGAGTATACAGTACCCTGGAATATTGGGAATATGGCAGTAATACTGTGATTCTTGCCCGAGGCGATATGTATCCTGATGCTTTGTCAGGAGGACCGCTCGCTGCGCTTGAAACGGCACCTATTTTATTAACACCAACCAATAAACTGTCTGATAGAGTCGTAATGAAACTTGAACACTATCAACCTGAAAATGCCATTATTTTAGGAGGAACAGGCTCAGTATCACCTGAGGTGGAAAGCCAACTGAAGAATTTAGGGATTAAAGAAATCAATCGGATTGGCGGAAAAGATCGTTATGCTGTTTCTGCAAGTGTTGCTGAAAGGGTTTCTGAATACTCTGGTTCAGATACAGCGATTATCGCGAGTGGGGAAGTGTTCCCGGATGCTCTCTCTGCCTCTACCATTGCTGGTCCTATGGGGATGCCAATTCTGTTGGTCCAATCTGGAAAAGTACCAGATCCTATCCAAACCTTCATCAAAAATCATCCGGAGATCAAGAATTTCATTATTGTTGGAGGACCTGCAACGGTGAAGGACAATGTCGCAACACAGCTAAAACAATTACGCAGCGGATCCATTGTCAAGCGAATTAGCGGTAAGGACCGTTACGAAGTCTCAATCAATGTTGCCAAATATGGAATGGATAACTTTGGGATGGTTTTAAGTACGACTGCCTTTGTCAGGGGGGATATTTTCCCGGATGCTTTATCAGGAGCGCCGCTGGCTAATTACTTCGGAGCACCTATTTTATTGACTACGTCAAATAAACTTGAAAGTAAGGTATATAACTTCCTGGTGAACAATAAGGGGAAAATGGAGCACATGTATATAATCGGTGACGTCGGATCAGTCTCTGCGAATGTCGAGCAACAGCTCAATACATTTATACAATAA